AGCCGATGGCGGTCAATCCTACCGCGACCCCTTCGCGCCCGACTTCTGGTCGCAGCAGGTCGAGTCAGTCAGCCAGGAAGACGAGGCCCTGGAGGTCGACACGCGCGAAACCAAGGCCGAACGGAAGAAGACTGCCGTCGAGGATACCAAGGACAGGAAGGACGAGAAGACCGGCACCAGCAAGAAGGACATCGCCGAGGCGAAGGAGATCGAGAAGCAACTCGCCAAGGCGCTTGGCAAGGAGATGGTCGGGGCCGGCATCTCCGTCACGGCGACGTCGCGCGGCGTCGTCATCTCGGTCACGGAAGAACTCGAATTCGGCATGTTCGAGATCGGCTCCGCGGTGCCGAGGCCCGAACTCGTCCGTGCCATGGAAAAGATCGGCAAGGTAATTTCCGAGCACAAAGGCTCCATCATCGTCAACGGACACACAGACGCCCGGCCGTTCCGCACCGCGAAATACGACAACTGGCGTCTGTCTACCGCCCGCGCCCAGTCGGCCTACTACATGCTCGCCCGCTCCGGCCTCGACGAGAAGCGCATGACCGAGGTTGCCGGCTTCGCCGACCGGAAGCTCAAGAACACGGACGATCCACTGGCTGCAGAAAACCGCCGCATCGAGATCCTGCTGGAGACGGGGAATGATTGATCGGGCCAGATGGCTCGCTCCGCTTGCGCTGCTCGCCTGGCTCGTTCCGGCGGCGGCGGACGAGCAGCCGTCGCTCGCGCCCTACCAGATGGTGCGTTCGCTGCAGGCGCTGCAGGACCGTATCGCCGCAGGCGATCATGCCGCGCTGCCGATGCAGAACAAGCTGCTGGAACTCATCGACGGCCGCCTGCGCGATGCCGCGGACGAGGAATTCGCCGAGAAGCGCAACGTCCGCGCCGCCCTCGTCTACGGCATGAGCGGCGGCAATCCCGCCACGCTGGCGCGCATCCTCAAACGCCAGCCCGTGACGGATGAGGACCGGAAGCTCGGCCGGGGCGTGCTCGCCTATCTCGCGGGCAACCCCGAACAGGCGCAGGCCGCCCTCGGCGATGTCGATCCGCGCACACTCGCGCCTGAACTCGGTGCGTTCCTGGCGCTCGTCAAGGGATCGGTCAGCGCAACCGGCAACGAGGAAGTGGCGCTGGCGCTCTTCGACTATGCGCGGCTGCTTGGTCCCGGCACGCTTGTCGAGGAGGCCGCGCTCCGGCGCTCCCTCGCCATCGAGGCGTCGCTGGGCAAGCCGGAACGCTTTTTCCTGGCATCGCGGCAATATGTCGTGCGCTTCCTGCGTTCTCCCTACGCCAGCCAGTTCGCGGACTCCTTCATCACCGGCATCCTGGCTCTCCACAAAACGCTCGATTACGGCGCGATCGACAGCATCACGGCGATGATGGACAGCGACCAGCGTCAGGTGATCTATCTGCGGCTCGCCCGCCGCGCGGCGATCGAGGGCCTGACGGAACTCTCCGCCTTTGCCGCCAGACGGGCAAAGGAAAACCTGCCGGCGGATGCTTCGGACGCGCGCTCCAGGCTTTATTCCAGCCTCTCGGTCCTGACCTCGGAGAATATCGAGGAGGTAGCGACGCAACTGCGCGGCATAAAACGCGAGCAGTTGACCGAAAGCGATATTCGCCTGCTGGAGGCCGCCGAGGCAGTGGTGAGCAGCGTCACCTCGGCCCCGAAGCTCGACGTGACGAAGCCAGCCGCCGCGAGCGTTGTCCAAGCGGCCAGGACGGTCCCTGCCCCCGACGCGCCGGTGCCGGTGCCAGCGATCGAGGCGGAGCCTGCCGCGCCCGTTGAGGCGCCGCCAGCGCATGATGCCTCGCCAGCTACGGCGGCGGAAAACGGCGCGGCGACATTGGAAGCGGCAGCGCCGGCGCTGGCCGAAACCGATCCCACAGACACCATGATCAGCGATGCGCGCGCCAGGCTCAGCGCCATCGACCAGATGCTTCAAGAGGCGAAATGACCCTCGTCACTGTACCGAATTTCGCAACACCGCCGCATGGCGGCAACGCGTCGCGTGGCAAGCAGCAGATATCCGGCGGATTCCGCGATGCTTTGGCAGAGCCGGGCAAGGATCGCCATCAACGCAACGTCGACGTCGACGCGCGATCCGCATCGCACAAGCTGATCGAGCGGCTGGCGGTGCGTATCGAGGATATCGAGACACAGGCTCTCGTGTCGCAGGAGATCCCGGAAGCCGAGGTTGTCGCCGACAATCCGGCGGACACGGAGGAGACGGCAGTCTCCAGGGATGGATCGGCGGCGAAGGATGGTGAAACGGACGACGCGGACGACGCCGAAGCCCCCGGCTGGGTCGAGATGCCCAAGCAGCGCACGCCCGTCTTCATGCACGGTGAACCTTGGCGCGATCGCCGCGCCGACGACGCCATCTCCTCTCCAGCCGACAACGAGGCCACTTTGCCGGCCGGGGCGACGGACACCCTCGAAGCAGCATCCGGCGTCGATGTTCAGATCACCACCGACGCGCCGCAGGCCAAACAAACCGCCGAGATGCCAGTGGTGCACGCGCGCGTGTCGAGCGCGACGGACGAGATAGCGTCCGATCCTCGGACCGACACGCCCCAGCCAAAGGTGAACGAGGCAAGGAAACCCGACACCGACATCGACAAGGGCAGCGATGCAGTAGCTGATGACGGCATTCGCGTCGACGATGACGCCGTCGAAATCCGCATCGTTTCCGACTCCCGGGTGAGATCGACCGGCGAGGCCGTGAGGATACAGCAACTTCCCTACGGTTCTTCCGTCGCGATGCTGAACCTGATGACGCAGCGCGAGACGCCTGCGGTCGTCTCACCCGCGCGCCGGGCAGCCATCATCGACACGCGGGATACATTGACTCTCCTGCCGGCGACGGATGCCGTTCCGGTCGAGACGGCGACGGCTGAGACGTCCGATGCCGGGCCGGCGAAACTGGCGCCGCCAGCTTCGGATGTGGCTTCGATGGAGGACGCGTCACGGGCTGGTCCGCAAGCATCGGGAACGGATGACGACGCCTCTCCCGCCACTCCCGTCGACAAGGCGAGCAGCAGGCAGGCAGAGGCTCAGATCCTGCCTGCCCGGCTTGGAGCGACGGCCGCCAGCGTGGTCGAGACGATTGTAGCCCATCCCGCCGCCAAGGTGCAGAAGCTGGAGTCGCAGGCCGTCGTCGATCAACAAGCCGGCACCGCAACCACGCACAGCCTGAAAATCCAGCTGCGGCCCGTCGAACTCGGAGAGATCGCCGCGACGCTGCGCATGACCGGCGATCGATTGTCGGTCGAGATCGCTACGGAAAAGCAGGAGGCCTATGACCGCCTCAACATTGACAGCGACTCAATCGCAAAGGCTTTGCGCACGCTGGGGTTGCAGGTGGATCAGATCACGGTTCTGCCACCACAGGTTGCGACAGCTTCGGCCAAGGCTGATGGTGGAATGTCCAATACGGCTTCCGGCAGCAACGGCCAGCAGTTCGGACAGTCGGGCGCGTCGGCAGGAGGCGGATCGGAGGGTCAGCGCGGAACGCCGTCGCAGGGAGAGCAACGAAATGGCGCACAGTCTCGTCAGATCGCATCGCAGGGCGACGAAGGCGCTCGCGCTCGTGGCCTGTTTATCTAGCGTGCCGCTCGTGGCCCATGCCTCCGCGAACGCCTGTGAGCCGGAAATCGTCCGCGCGTCCCACAACTATGGCGTGCCCATGGGAATCCTCTATGCGGTCGGCCTGACGGAAACCGGAAACAAGGGGAGCCTCCAGCCCAACGCCATGAATATAGAAGGAAAACCGCTTTTTCCCGGAAGCCGCTCGGCAGCACTCGCCGCTTTTGCCAGAGCACACCAGGAAGGTGCGCGCCTCATCGATGTCGGCTGCATGCAGATCAACGTCCGCTATCATGGCGAGAAGTTCCGCAGCCTCTCCGACATGTTCGACCCCCGTCAGAATGTCGACTATGCGGCGCGTTTCCTGCTTGAGCTCAAACAGCGCCACACGACCTGGTCTATGGCGGTCGCGCGCTACCACGCCGGCCCCGACAACGACCCGGCACAGAAGCGCTATGTCTGCCGCGTGATTACCAACATGGTTGCAACCGGCTTCGGAAAATGGACCGCGAACGCACGCACTTTCTGCAACCCATAGGCGTATCCAATCCTTCATTGCAAATGACGGCAGGCCATCCTGCGCTCCCGTGCCACGGCAGGCGCGGAGGCGGCTGCGCGCGCATCCCAAAAAATTAACCACAAGAAATTGGCGTTGTTGCCGAAAGCCGCTCGCGAGAAGTTCGGCGTAACGAAATAACCGAATCTGATTCGGAGGGCGGGCCGATGATTGTGATTGTGGACGAGCGCGAGCTCGTTACGGACGGATATTGCTCGATGTTCGATCGCGAAGGCGTGGCGAGCGCCGGCTTCGCGGCCAGCGAGTTCGGCGATTGGGTCTCCAGCGCGCCCGACGAGGACCTCAAATCCGTCCGCGCCTTTCTCATTGGCGATTGCCCCGAGGAAAAGGTGTCGCCGCGCCAGATCCGCGGCCGCACCGACGCCCCGGTCATCGCGCTCAGCGACCATCATTCGCTGGAGAACACGCTGCGTCTCTTCGAGGCGGGCGTTGACGACGTCATCCGCAAGCCGGTCCATATCCGCGAGATACTTGCACGCATCACGGCCATCCGCCGGCGCGCCAACGAAGAAGCCAGCTTCACCCAGATCGGCGCGATGAGGATCTTCATGGATGGCCGCGATCCGGAGATCAACGGCGAGCCGATGCCGCTGCCCCGGCGCGAGCGCCGCATCCTCGAATATCTTGCGTGCAATTGCGGCCGCCGCGTCACCAAGACCCAGGTCTTCAACGCCATCTACGGTCTGTTCGACGAGGAAGTCGAGGAGAACGTCATCGAGAGCCACATCTCAAAACTCCGCAAGAAGCTACGCGAGAAGCTCGGCTACGATCCGATCGATTCCAAGCGCTTCCTCGGATACCGACTCGTCGTCTGACGCGCGAACAGCCTCACGCAAGCATGGGCCGCTAACATCGGCTCCTGCGGAAAGCGACACCGAGGAGACGTTCGATGAGTTTATACGGTATGATGCGTACGGGCGTGTCCGGCATGGCGGCGCAGGCCAATCGCCTGTCGACGGTGGCCGACAACATCGCCAACTCCAGCACTACCGGCTACAAGCGGGCGAAGACGGAGTTCTCGTCGCTGGTCATGCCGAACCTGCAGAATTCCTATAATTCGGGCGGCGTGAACACGACGGTGATGAACACCATCACCGATCAGGGCCTGCTTCAGTACACCACCTCGGCATCCGACCTCGCCGTCAACGGCGACGGCTTCTTCGTCGTCCAGAACGCCAACGGCCAGACCTATCTCACCCGCGCCGGCGCCTTCGTGCCGAATGCGGACGGCGAGCTCGTGAACGCGGCCGGCTTCAAGCTCATGGGCTACAGCTACGAGAACGGCGATCCTGCCGCCACCGCCAACGGCACGGCCGGCCTCGAGGCCGTCGTCATCAAGGACGACGAGATTTCGGCGGAGCCGAGCACGGTCGGCGTGTTCAAGGCCAATCTTCCCGTCGGCGCCGATGTCCTTCCGGCACTGACAAACGTCGCCGGCGCGCAGTACACCGCAAAGTCCTCGCTCGTGGTCTACGACAATGTCGGCCAGGAGGTTCTGGTCGACGTCTATTTCACCAAGACCGGCCCCAACACCTGGGACATGCAGATCTACGATCAGTCGCTGGCGACGCCCGGCACGACCTTCCCCTATACCGCCGGCCCGCTGGCCACCCAATCGCTGACCTTCGATCCGCTCAACGGTAAGATCACCAACGCGCCGCCGGAGATCGCCTTCGCCGTGCCGAACGGCCAGACCTTCACCATGAGCCTGGCAGGCATGACGGAACTCGGCACGCAATATACCGTGCTCGACGCCAAGGCCAACGGCACGCCGCCGAGCGCCATCGACCGCATCATCGTCGACGGCGACGGGACGCTCTATGCGCAGTTCAAGGAAGGCTCGCTGAAGCCGCTCTACAAGATTCCGCTGGCGAACGTGCCGAGTCCCGACCGCCTGAGCGTCCTGCCGGGTAACGTCTTCGCCGCCAATCCGGACTCCGGCGATCTGCAGGTCGGCTTCGCCGAATCGGGCGAACTCGGGTCCATCGTCTCCGGCGCACTGGAAAGCTCGAACGTGGACATCGCCGAGGAGCTGACCACGATGATCGAGTCGCAGCGCACCTATACCGCCAATTCGAAAACGTTCCAGACCGGCTCCGATCTGATGGACATATTGATCAACCTGAAGAGATAGCCCGCGGCACGCCGCAGAATTTTGAGACATGTCGCTCAGCACGGCCCTCAACATCGCGCAATCGGCGCTTCTGGCGACTTCCCGCCAGACGAGCGTCGTATCGCAGAATGTCACCAGTGCGCGCGACCCCGACTATTCGCGCCGGATCGCCCATGCCACAAGCACGGCGCCCGGCGCGCGCGTCGTCCAGATCCAGCGCGCCGCCAACGAGATGCTGTTCCGCCAGAATCTGGTGGCCATCTCCGGACGCGAGGGACAGAACGCCGTCTACAACGGCATGGAACGGCTCGGCACGGCGGTGAACGGCGCCGACGGCAACCTTGCCCCCACGGTGGCGCTCACCGAATTGCAGAAGGCGCTGGACACCTACGCCGCCACGCCATCCAATCGCAATCTCGCGGAAAACGCGATAAATGCCGCGCGCGAGGTGGTGCGCTCGCTGAACAGCGGCGCCAACGCGATCCAGAGCTTTCGTGCCGAGACCGACGTCGAAATCGCCAACGGCGTATCCGAACTGAACGATCTTCTCGCGACCTTCGAGACGGTCAACAAGGAGATCATTTCCGGCACGCGCAGCGGCAAGGACGTCTCCTCCGCTCTCGACCAGCGTGACGGCATCCTGAAGAAGATATCAGAATATATTCCTATATCGACATTCACCCGTTCCGACAACGACATGGTGATCATGGCCGGCAACGGCTCCACCCTGTTCGAGACCATACCGCGCCAGGTGACGTTCGAGCCCAACGGCACCTATGCGCCCGGCATGGACGGCAATGCGATCCTCATCGACGGCGTGCCGGTGATCGGCGGTTCGGGCGGCAACACGAGCGCGAACGGCAAGCTGGCGGGTCTCGTCCAGCTCCGGGACGACATCTCCGTCAAGATGCAGGCGCAGTTGGAC
The window above is part of the Rhizobiaceae bacterium genome. Proteins encoded here:
- a CDS encoding flagellar hook-length control protein FliK produces the protein MTLVTVPNFATPPHGGNASRGKQQISGGFRDALAEPGKDRHQRNVDVDARSASHKLIERLAVRIEDIETQALVSQEIPEAEVVADNPADTEETAVSRDGSAAKDGETDDADDAEAPGWVEMPKQRTPVFMHGEPWRDRRADDAISSPADNEATLPAGATDTLEAASGVDVQITTDAPQAKQTAEMPVVHARVSSATDEIASDPRTDTPQPKVNEARKPDTDIDKGSDAVADDGIRVDDDAVEIRIVSDSRVRSTGEAVRIQQLPYGSSVAMLNLMTQRETPAVVSPARRAAIIDTRDTLTLLPATDAVPVETATAETSDAGPAKLAPPASDVASMEDASRAGPQASGTDDDASPATPVDKASSRQAEAQILPARLGATAASVVETIVAHPAAKVQKLESQAVVDQQAGTATTHSLKIQLRPVELGEIAATLRMTGDRLSVEIATEKQEAYDRLNIDSDSIAKALRTLGLQVDQITVLPPQVATASAKADGGMSNTASGSNGQQFGQSGASAGGGSEGQRGTPSQGEQRNGAQSRQIASQGDEGARARGLFI
- a CDS encoding flagellar hook protein FlgE codes for the protein MSLYGMMRTGVSGMAAQANRLSTVADNIANSSTTGYKRAKTEFSSLVMPNLQNSYNSGGVNTTVMNTITDQGLLQYTTSASDLAVNGDGFFVVQNANGQTYLTRAGAFVPNADGELVNAAGFKLMGYSYENGDPAATANGTAGLEAVVIKDDEISAEPSTVGVFKANLPVGADVLPALTNVAGAQYTAKSSLVVYDNVGQEVLVDVYFTKTGPNTWDMQIYDQSLATPGTTFPYTAGPLATQSLTFDPLNGKITNAPPEIAFAVPNGQTFTMSLAGMTELGTQYTVLDAKANGTPPSAIDRIIVDGDGTLYAQFKEGSLKPLYKIPLANVPSPDRLSVLPGNVFAANPDSGDLQVGFAESGELGSIVSGALESSNVDIAEELTTMIESQRTYTANSKTFQTGSDLMDILINLKR
- a CDS encoding response regulator transcription factor — protein: MIVIVDERELVTDGYCSMFDREGVASAGFAASEFGDWVSSAPDEDLKSVRAFLIGDCPEEKVSPRQIRGRTDAPVIALSDHHSLENTLRLFEAGVDDVIRKPVHIREILARITAIRRRANEEASFTQIGAMRIFMDGRDPEINGEPMPLPRRERRILEYLACNCGRRVTKTQVFNAIYGLFDEEVEENVIESHISKLRKKLREKLGYDPIDSKRFLGYRLVV
- a CDS encoding transglycosylase SLT domain-containing protein translates to MAHSLVRSHRRATKALALVACLSSVPLVAHASANACEPEIVRASHNYGVPMGILYAVGLTETGNKGSLQPNAMNIEGKPLFPGSRSAALAAFARAHQEGARLIDVGCMQINVRYHGEKFRSLSDMFDPRQNVDYAARFLLELKQRHTTWSMAVARYHAGPDNDPAQKRYVCRVITNMVATGFGKWTANARTFCNP
- the flgK gene encoding flagellar hook-associated protein FlgK, with translation MSLSTALNIAQSALLATSRQTSVVSQNVTSARDPDYSRRIAHATSTAPGARVVQIQRAANEMLFRQNLVAISGREGQNAVYNGMERLGTAVNGADGNLAPTVALTELQKALDTYAATPSNRNLAENAINAAREVVRSLNSGANAIQSFRAETDVEIANGVSELNDLLATFETVNKEIISGTRSGKDVSSALDQRDGILKKISEYIPISTFTRSDNDMVIMAGNGSTLFETIPRQVTFEPNGTYAPGMDGNAILIDGVPVIGGSGGNTSANGKLAGLVQLRDDISVKMQAQLDEVARGLINAFAESDASPVPTLPDAPGLFTWSGAPTMPAAGTLIDGLSSTIRINPAMDSTLGGNPERLRDGGANGAAYMANTGSDASFSTLITRYVDRLDQPIAFDVDAGNGTSASIAAYAADSVGWFESIRQDASNAAETKQALAVRTEEALSNDTGVNVDTELALLLDLENAYEASARIMKAVDDMLAALMAAVN
- a CDS encoding OmpA family protein, with the translated sequence MGRPDRRGNVVSTVSGHHHQEIIIVRHGGDHEDGHHGGAWKIAFADFMTAMMCFFLVMWLINAANEQTKSAVASYFNPVKLIDRNSSRRGLEEIGDGPNSIEAGGQDAKDSEPTEGKEGEKDSGPAENQSAPDASVSEARADEKLFADPYAVLAEIAANTDRRQNISSKGDGGASVSGPATGADGGQSYRDPFAPDFWSQQVESVSQEDEALEVDTRETKAERKKTAVEDTKDRKDEKTGTSKKDIAEAKEIEKQLAKALGKEMVGAGISVTATSRGVVISVTEELEFGMFEIGSAVPRPELVRAMEKIGKVISEHKGSIIVNGHTDARPFRTAKYDNWRLSTARAQSAYYMLARSGLDEKRMTEVAGFADRKLKNTDDPLAAENRRIEILLETGND
- a CDS encoding chemotaxis protein MotC produces the protein MIDRARWLAPLALLAWLVPAAADEQPSLAPYQMVRSLQALQDRIAAGDHAALPMQNKLLELIDGRLRDAADEEFAEKRNVRAALVYGMSGGNPATLARILKRQPVTDEDRKLGRGVLAYLAGNPEQAQAALGDVDPRTLAPELGAFLALVKGSVSATGNEEVALALFDYARLLGPGTLVEEAALRRSLAIEASLGKPERFFLASRQYVVRFLRSPYASQFADSFITGILALHKTLDYGAIDSITAMMDSDQRQVIYLRLARRAAIEGLTELSAFAARRAKENLPADASDARSRLYSSLSVLTSENIEEVATQLRGIKREQLTESDIRLLEAAEAVVSSVTSAPKLDVTKPAAASVVQAARTVPAPDAPVPVPAIEAEPAAPVEAPPAHDASPATAAENGAATLEAAAPALAETDPTDTMISDARARLSAIDQMLQEAK